The proteins below are encoded in one region of Pseudomonas putida S13.1.2:
- the gltA gene encoding citrate synthase, whose product MADKKAQLVIEGAAPVELPILTGTVGPDVIDVRGLGATGHFTFDPGFMATASCESKITYIDGDKGILLHRGYPIEQLAEQSDYLETCYLLLNGELPNAEQKAQFVSTVKNHTMVHEQLKSFFNGFRRDAHPMAVMCGVVGALSAFYHDSLDINNPQHREISAVRLVAKMPTLAAMVYKYSMGQPMMYPRNDLSYAENFLHMMFNTPCEIKPISPVLAKAMDRIFILHADHEQNASTSTVRLAGSSGANPFACIAAGIAALWGPAHGGANEAVLTMLDEIGDVSNIDTFIAKAKDKNDPFKLMGFGHRVYKNRDPRATVMKQTCDEVLRELGIKNDPQLELAMRLEEIALTDPYFIERSLYPNVDFYSGIILKAIGIPTSMFTVIFALARTVGWISHWKEMLSSPYKIGRPRQLYTGEQKRDIAALKDRK is encoded by the coding sequence ATGGCTGACAAAAAAGCGCAGTTGGTCATCGAGGGCGCTGCCCCCGTCGAGCTGCCCATTTTAACCGGCACCGTTGGTCCTGATGTAATCGACGTCCGCGGGTTGGGGGCCACAGGTCACTTCACCTTCGACCCTGGTTTCATGGCGACTGCCTCGTGCGAGTCGAAGATCACCTACATTGACGGCGACAAAGGTATCCTGCTGCACCGCGGCTACCCGATCGAGCAACTCGCCGAACAATCCGACTACCTCGAAACCTGCTACCTGCTGCTCAACGGCGAACTGCCGAATGCCGAGCAGAAGGCCCAGTTCGTCAGCACCGTAAAGAACCACACCATGGTTCACGAGCAGCTGAAGTCCTTCTTCAACGGCTTCCGCCGCGACGCTCACCCGATGGCGGTGATGTGCGGCGTGGTCGGCGCCCTGTCGGCGTTCTATCACGACTCCCTGGATATCAATAACCCGCAACACCGCGAAATTTCCGCGGTGCGCCTGGTCGCCAAGATGCCGACCCTGGCCGCGATGGTTTACAAGTACTCCATGGGCCAGCCGATGATGTACCCGCGCAACGACCTGTCGTACGCGGAAAACTTCCTGCACATGATGTTCAACACCCCGTGCGAGATCAAACCGATCAGCCCGGTGCTGGCCAAGGCAATGGACCGGATCTTCATCCTCCACGCCGACCACGAGCAGAACGCCTCCACCTCCACCGTTCGTCTGGCCGGCTCGTCGGGTGCCAACCCGTTCGCCTGTATCGCCGCCGGTATCGCCGCACTGTGGGGCCCGGCCCACGGCGGTGCGAACGAAGCCGTCCTGACCATGCTCGATGAAATCGGCGATGTCTCGAACATCGACACGTTCATCGCCAAGGCCAAGGACAAGAACGACCCGTTCAAGCTCATGGGCTTCGGTCACCGCGTGTACAAGAACCGCGACCCGCGCGCCACCGTGATGAAGCAGACCTGCGACGAAGTCCTGCGCGAGCTGGGCATCAAGAACGACCCGCAGCTGGAACTGGCCATGCGCCTCGAAGAGATAGCCCTGACCGATCCGTACTTCATCGAGCGCTCGCTGTACCCGAACGTCGACTTCTACTCGGGGATCATCCTCAAGGCGATCGGCATTCCGACCAGCATGTTCACCGTGATCTTTGCCCTGGCACGTACCGTGGGCTGGATCTCGCACTGGAAAGAAATGCTCTCCAGCCCGTACAAGATCGGCCGTCCGCGCCAGCTGTACACCGGCGAGCAAAAAC
- the sdhC gene encoding succinate dehydrogenase, cytochrome b556 subunit, giving the protein MKKAVKSQRPVNLDLRTIKLPVTAYTSILHRISGVILFIGLAIMLYALGKSLGSEEGFGEVKACLTSPLAKFVTWGLLSALLYHLVAGVRHLIMDMGIGETLEGGKLGSKIVIVISVVLIVLVGVWVW; this is encoded by the coding sequence GTGAAAAAAGCCGTGAAAAGCCAACGACCTGTAAACCTAGACCTAAGGACCATCAAGCTCCCTGTCACTGCGTACACGTCCATCCTGCATCGTATCTCCGGCGTCATCCTGTTCATCGGCCTTGCCATCATGCTTTATGCACTGGGCAAGTCGCTGGGTTCCGAGGAAGGCTTCGGTGAGGTGAAGGCGTGTCTGACCAGCCCGCTGGCCAAATTCGTGACCTGGGGCCTGCTGTCCGCCCTGCTTTATCACCTCGTGGCAGGTGTACGCCACCTGATCATGGACATGGGCATCGGTGAGACGCTGGAAGGCGGCAAGCTGGGCTCGAAAATCGTGATTGTCATCTCCGTGGTGCTGATCGTTCTGGTGGGAGTTTGGGTATGGTAA
- the sdhD gene encoding succinate dehydrogenase, hydrophobic membrane anchor protein, translating to MVTNVTNLSRSGLYDWMAQRVSAVVLAAYFLFLIGYVVAHPGIDYTQWHGLFSNNAMRIFSLLALVALGAHAWVGMWTIATDYLTPMSFGKSATAIRFLFQAVCGVAMFAYFVWGVQILWGI from the coding sequence ATGGTAACCAATGTCACGAACCTGTCGCGTTCGGGCCTCTATGACTGGATGGCGCAGCGCGTTTCTGCGGTCGTTCTCGCGGCTTACTTCCTCTTCCTGATCGGCTACGTGGTCGCCCACCCAGGCATCGACTACACCCAGTGGCATGGTCTGTTCTCCAACAACGCGATGCGGATCTTCAGTCTGCTGGCCCTCGTTGCCCTGGGCGCTCACGCCTGGGTCGGCATGTGGACCATTGCAACCGACTACCTGACGCCTATGTCGTTCGGCAAGTCGGCAACTGCGATTCGTTTCCTGTTCCAGGCGGTATGCGGCGTTGCGATGTTCGCTTACTTCGTCTGGGGTGTGCAGATTCTCTGGGGTATCTGA
- the sdhA gene encoding succinate dehydrogenase flavoprotein subunit, whose protein sequence is MASIPTISFDAIIIGGGGAGMRAALQLAQGGHKTAVVTKVFPTRSHTVSAQGGITCAIASADPNDDWRWHMYDTVKGSDYIGDQDAIEYMCQEGPAAVFELDHMGLPFSRTETGRIYQRPFGGQSKDFGKGGQAARTCAASDRTGHALLHTLYQGNLKAGTTFLNEYYAVDLVKNQEGAFVGVIAICIETGETMYIKSKATVLATGGAGRIYASTTNALINTGDGIGMALRAGVPVQDIEMWQFHPTGIAGAGVLVTEGCRGEGGYLINAHGERFMERYAPNAKDLAGRDVVARSMVKEIIAGNGVGPNKDHVLLKLDHLGEEVLHSRLPGICELSKTFAHVDPVVAPVPVVPTCHYMMGGVATNIHGQAITMDEEGKDHIIPGLFAVGEVACVSVHGANRLGGNSLLDLVVFGRAAGLHLEKALSDGIEHLDASDTDIEVALNRLNKLNERSTGEDVASLKRELQSCMQNYFGVFRTGEYMLKGIEQLAGLRDRIANVKINDKSQAFNTARIEALELQNLLEVAEATAIAAEARKESRGAHAREDFEDRDDENWLCHTLYYPGEKRVAKRGVNFAPKTVPAFEPKIRTY, encoded by the coding sequence ATGGCTAGCATTCCAACCATTTCCTTCGACGCCATCATCATCGGTGGCGGCGGCGCCGGCATGCGTGCTGCGCTGCAACTGGCTCAAGGCGGCCACAAGACTGCCGTAGTCACCAAGGTCTTCCCGACCCGCTCGCACACTGTATCCGCCCAGGGCGGCATCACCTGCGCCATCGCTTCGGCTGACCCGAACGACGACTGGCGCTGGCACATGTACGATACCGTCAAGGGCTCCGACTACATCGGTGACCAGGACGCTATCGAATATATGTGTCAGGAAGGCCCTGCTGCGGTCTTCGAGCTGGACCACATGGGCCTGCCGTTCTCGCGTACCGAAACCGGCCGTATCTACCAGCGTCCGTTCGGTGGCCAGTCCAAGGACTTCGGTAAAGGTGGCCAGGCCGCCCGTACCTGTGCCGCTTCCGACCGTACCGGTCACGCGCTGCTGCACACCCTGTACCAGGGCAACCTGAAAGCCGGTACCACGTTCCTCAACGAGTACTATGCCGTTGACCTGGTAAAAAACCAGGAAGGCGCCTTCGTCGGTGTGATCGCGATCTGCATCGAAACCGGCGAAACCATGTACATCAAGTCCAAGGCCACCGTTCTGGCCACTGGCGGTGCGGGCCGTATCTACGCCTCCACCACCAACGCCCTGATCAATACCGGCGACGGTATCGGCATGGCCCTGCGTGCCGGTGTACCGGTGCAGGACATCGAGATGTGGCAGTTCCACCCAACCGGCATCGCCGGCGCCGGTGTACTGGTCACCGAGGGCTGCCGCGGTGAGGGTGGCTACCTGATCAACGCCCATGGCGAGCGTTTCATGGAGCGTTACGCGCCGAACGCGAAAGACCTGGCCGGCCGCGACGTGGTTGCCCGTTCCATGGTCAAGGAAATCATCGCCGGCAACGGCGTGGGCCCGAACAAGGACCACGTACTGCTGAAGCTGGACCACCTGGGCGAGGAAGTGCTGCACAGCCGCCTGCCAGGTATCTGCGAACTGTCCAAGACCTTCGCCCATGTCGACCCGGTCGTCGCGCCAGTTCCTGTTGTCCCGACCTGCCACTACATGATGGGCGGCGTTGCCACCAACATTCATGGCCAGGCCATCACCATGGACGAAGAAGGCAAGGATCACATCATTCCTGGCCTGTTCGCCGTAGGTGAAGTGGCGTGTGTATCGGTTCACGGTGCCAACCGCCTGGGCGGCAACTCGCTGCTCGACCTGGTGGTGTTCGGCCGTGCTGCCGGCCTGCACCTGGAGAAGGCGCTGAGCGACGGCATCGAGCATCTCGACGCCAGCGACACCGACATCGAAGTTGCCCTGAACCGTCTGAACAAGCTCAACGAGCGCTCCACTGGCGAAGACGTTGCCAGCCTCAAGCGCGAGCTGCAGAGCTGCATGCAGAACTACTTCGGTGTATTCCGTACTGGCGAATACATGCTGAAGGGTATCGAGCAACTGGCCGGCCTGCGTGACCGCATCGCCAACGTCAAGATCAACGACAAGTCCCAGGCCTTCAACACCGCGCGTATCGAAGCGCTGGAGCTGCAGAACCTGCTGGAAGTCGCCGAAGCTACCGCCATCGCGGCCGAAGCCCGTAAAGAGTCCCGCGGTGCTCACGCCCGTGAAGACTTCGAAGACCGTGACGACGAAAACTGGCTGTGCCACACCCTGTACTACCCGGGTGAGAAGCGCGTTGCCAAGCGCGGCGTCAACTTTGCGCCGAAGACCGTACCGGCCTTCGAGCCAAAAATCCGGACTTACTAA
- a CDS encoding succinate dehydrogenase iron-sulfur subunit, with the protein MLKVEVYRYNPDTDSAPKMESFDVDTGGKDLMVLDVLALIKEKDEGFSYRRSCREGVCGSDGMNMNGKNGLACITPLSGVVKGNKLILRPLPGLPVIRDLVVDMSIFYKQYEKVKPFLQNDTPAPAIERLQSPEERDKLDGLYECILCACCSTSCPSFWWNPDKFLGPAALLQAYRFLADSRDTKTQERLASLDDPFSVFRCRGIMNCVNVCPKGLNPTKAIGHVRNMLLQSGT; encoded by the coding sequence ATGTTGAAAGTCGAAGTTTATCGTTACAACCCCGACACCGACTCGGCGCCCAAGATGGAGTCGTTCGACGTGGATACCGGCGGCAAGGACCTGATGGTTCTCGATGTATTGGCGCTGATCAAGGAAAAGGACGAGGGTTTCTCGTATCGTCGCTCGTGCCGTGAAGGCGTGTGCGGTTCCGATGGCATGAACATGAACGGCAAGAACGGCCTGGCCTGCATCACCCCGCTGTCGGGTGTGGTCAAAGGCAACAAGCTGATCCTGCGCCCGCTGCCAGGCCTGCCGGTCATTCGTGACCTGGTGGTCGACATGAGCATCTTCTATAAGCAGTACGAGAAGGTGAAGCCATTCCTGCAGAACGATACGCCAGCACCGGCCATCGAGCGTCTGCAGTCGCCTGAAGAGCGTGACAAGCTGGACGGTCTGTACGAGTGCATCCTGTGCGCTTGCTGCTCGACTTCCTGCCCGTCGTTCTGGTGGAACCCGGACAAGTTCCTGGGCCCCGCCGCACTGCTGCAGGCCTACCGCTTCCTGGCCGATAGCCGTGACACCAAGACTCAGGAGCGCCTGGCGTCCCTGGATGACCCGTTCAGCGTATTCCGCTGCCGCGGGATCATGAACTGCGTAAACGTTTGCCCGAAAGGTCTGAACCCGACCAAGGCAATCGGTCACGTACGTAACATGCTGCTGCAAAGCGGCACCTGA
- a CDS encoding 2-oxoglutarate dehydrogenase E1 component, with translation MQESVMQRMWDSAHLSGGNAAYVEELYELYLHDPNAVPEEWRTYFQKLPADGSTATDVSHSTIRDHFVLLAKNQRRAQPVSAGSVSSEHEKKQVEVLRLIQAYRMRGHQAAKLDPLGLWQRPAPVDLSINHYGLTNADLDTTFRAGDLFIGKEEASLRDIFDALQKTYCRTIGAEFTHIVDSEQRSWFQQRLESVRGRPEFSADVQAHLLERVTAGEGLEKYLGTKYPGTKRFGLEGGESLIPMLDEMIQRSGSYGTKEVVIGMAHRGRLNVLVNTFGKNPRELFDEFEGKKMNELGSGDVKYHQGFSSNVMTSGGEVHLAMAFNPSHLEIVSPVVEGSVRARQDRRNDTVGDKVLPISIHGDAAFAGQGVVMETFQMSQTRGFKTGGTVHIVINNQVGFTISNPLDARSTEYATDVAKMIQAPILHVNGDDPEAVLFVTQLAIDYRMQFKRDVVIDLVCYRRRGHNEADEPNGTQPLMYQQISKQRTTRELYAEALIQAGRIDADRAQAKIDEYRNALDNGLHVVKSLVKEPNRELFVDWRPYLGHAWTARHDTRFDLKTLQDLSAKLLELPEGFVVQRQVSKIYEDRQKMQAGGLPINWGYAETMAYATLQFEGHPIRMTGQDIGRGTFSHRHAVLHNQKDASTYIPLQNLFPGQPRFDLYDSFLSEEAVLAFEYGYSTTMPNALVIWEAQFGDFANGAQVVIDQFITSGEHKWGRLCGLTMLLPHGYEGQGPEHSSARLERYLQLCAEHNIQVCVPTTPAQIYHLLRRQVIRPLRKPLVVLTPKSLLRHKLAISTLEDLAEGSFQTVIPEIDAIDPAKVERLVLCSGKVYYDLLEKRRAEGREDIAILRLEQLYPFPEDDLVEILAQYSNLKHAVWCQEEPMNQGAWYSSQHHMRRILGRHNKALVLEYAGRDASAAPACGYASKHAEQQEKLLQDAFTV, from the coding sequence ATGCAAGAAAGCGTGATGCAGCGCATGTGGGATAGCGCCCACCTTTCAGGTGGTAACGCTGCATATGTGGAAGAGCTCTACGAACTCTACCTGCACGACCCTAACGCTGTGCCAGAAGAGTGGCGCACTTACTTCCAGAAGTTGCCAGCCGACGGCAGCACCGCTACTGATGTATCGCACTCGACAATCCGCGACCATTTCGTACTGCTGGCAAAGAACCAGCGCCGCGCCCAACCGGTATCCGCCGGGAGCGTGAGCAGTGAACACGAGAAGAAGCAGGTTGAAGTTCTGCGACTGATCCAGGCCTATCGTATGCGCGGCCATCAGGCTGCCAAGCTCGACCCGTTGGGGTTGTGGCAGCGCCCTGCGCCCGTAGACCTGTCGATCAATCACTACGGCTTGACCAATGCCGATCTTGATACGACCTTCCGTGCCGGCGACCTGTTCATCGGCAAAGAGGAGGCGAGCCTACGCGACATCTTCGATGCACTCCAGAAGACATATTGTCGCACCATTGGCGCCGAATTCACCCACATCGTCGATTCCGAGCAGCGCAGCTGGTTCCAGCAGCGCCTGGAAAGCGTGCGCGGCCGTCCGGAGTTTTCCGCTGACGTGCAGGCCCACCTGCTCGAGCGCGTGACCGCCGGTGAGGGCCTGGAAAAGTACCTGGGCACCAAGTACCCGGGCACCAAGCGCTTCGGCCTTGAGGGCGGCGAGAGCCTGATCCCGATGCTGGACGAAATGATCCAGCGTTCCGGCTCCTACGGCACCAAGGAAGTTGTGATCGGCATGGCCCACCGTGGCCGTCTGAACGTGCTGGTGAACACCTTCGGCAAGAACCCGCGCGAGCTGTTCGACGAGTTCGAAGGCAAGAAGATGAACGAGCTGGGCTCCGGTGACGTGAAGTATCACCAGGGCTTCTCCTCGAACGTGATGACCTCCGGTGGCGAAGTTCACCTGGCCATGGCGTTCAACCCGTCCCACCTGGAAATCGTTTCGCCGGTGGTCGAGGGTTCGGTGCGCGCCCGTCAGGATCGCCGCAACGACACCGTTGGCGACAAGGTGCTGCCGATCTCGATCCACGGCGACGCAGCTTTCGCCGGCCAGGGCGTGGTCATGGAAACCTTCCAGATGTCGCAGACCCGCGGTTTCAAGACCGGCGGTACCGTGCACATCGTGATCAACAACCAGGTTGGTTTCACCATCAGCAACCCGCTGGATGCGCGCTCCACCGAGTACGCCACCGACGTTGCCAAGATGATCCAGGCGCCGATCCTGCACGTGAACGGCGATGACCCGGAAGCAGTGCTGTTCGTTACGCAGCTGGCCATCGACTACCGCATGCAGTTCAAGCGTGACGTGGTCATCGACCTGGTCTGCTACCGTCGTCGCGGCCACAACGAGGCTGACGAGCCGAACGGCACCCAGCCGCTGATGTACCAGCAGATCAGCAAACAGCGCACTACCCGTGAGCTGTATGCCGAGGCACTGATCCAGGCGGGTCGCATCGACGCCGATCGCGCTCAGGCCAAGATCGACGAGTACCGCAACGCGCTGGACAATGGCCTGCACGTGGTGAAAAGCCTGGTCAAGGAGCCGAACCGCGAGCTGTTCGTCGACTGGCGTCCGTACCTGGGCCATGCCTGGACCGCGCGTCACGACACCCGTTTCGACCTCAAGACCCTGCAGGACCTGTCGGCCAAGCTGCTCGAGCTGCCGGAAGGTTTCGTGGTCCAGCGTCAGGTGTCGAAGATCTACGAAGACCGTCAGAAGATGCAGGCCGGTGGCTTGCCGATCAACTGGGGTTATGCAGAGACCATGGCTTACGCCACCCTGCAGTTCGAAGGTCACCCGATCCGCATGACCGGCCAGGACATCGGCCGTGGCACCTTCTCGCACCGTCACGCGGTGTTGCACAACCAGAAGGACGCCAGCACCTACATTCCGCTGCAGAACCTGTTCCCGGGCCAGCCACGTTTCGACCTGTACGATTCGTTCCTTTCCGAGGAAGCGGTACTGGCCTTCGAATACGGCTATTCCACCACCATGCCGAACGCGCTGGTGATCTGGGAAGCCCAGTTCGGCGACTTCGCCAACGGTGCGCAAGTGGTGATCGACCAGTTCATCACCAGCGGTGAGCACAAGTGGGGCCGCCTGTGCGGTCTGACCATGCTGCTGCCACACGGTTACGAAGGGCAGGGCCCGGAGCACTCCTCCGCGCGTCTGGAGCGTTACCTGCAGCTGTGCGCCGAGCACAACATCCAGGTCTGCGTACCGACTACCCCGGCACAGATCTACCACTTGCTGCGTCGCCAGGTCATCCGCCCGCTGCGCAAGCCGCTGGTGGTCCTGACGCCGAAGTCGCTGCTGCGCCACAAGCTGGCCATCTCGACGCTGGAAGACCTGGCAGAAGGCTCGTTCCAGACCGTGATCCCGGAAATCGACGCAATCGATCCGGCCAAGGTCGAGCGCCTGGTGCTGTGCAGCGGCAAGGTCTACTACGACCTGCTGGAAAAACGCCGTGCCGAAGGCCGCGAAGACATCGCCATCCTGCGTCTCGAGCAGCTGTACCCGTTCCCGGAGGACGACCTGGTCGAAATCCTGGCGCAATACAGCAACCTCAAGCATGCCGTATGGTGCCAGGAAGAGCCGATGAACCAGGGCGCCTGGTACAGCAGCCAGCACCACATGCGCCGTATCCTGGGCCGCCACAACAAGGCACTGGTCCTGGAATACGCCGGTCGCGACGCTTCTGCCGCGCCAGCCTGTGGTTACGCTTCGAAGCACGCCGAACAGCAGGAAAAACTGCTGCAAGACGCCTTCACTGTCTAA